The Methanohalophilus levihalophilus genome has a segment encoding these proteins:
- a CDS encoding hydantoinase/oxoprolinase N-terminal domain-containing protein produces the protein MSVSLGIDAGGTYTDAVILDDEKNRVIEANKALTTYPDPLKGIKDALGGLSEQNLQKVEIVSVSTTLATNTVLEGTGFPVGLILVGDFNIQKELPTKYFVQVKGGHNTNGREAEPLDMSAVKAFVHSAKNNVSAFAVSSLFSIRNPEHEEQIRDTIRDLTGLPVVCAHHLSQDLGAFERAVTAMLNAQLIPVTEKFMRSVESEVKSRGIDASIFMLKCDGSVIGIKKALEKPIESIFSGPAGSLVGASFLSNNETCAVIDVGGTSTDVSVIYDGVPEISDDGAVVGGWKTRVKALRMETSAMGGDSHVWVKEGKIHIGPRRVIPLSRAADLYPEFLDALKVNTRPSKAILNHNIQPTSFFMKSGYEPFDLTPLETRVYEAISNEPTSLREIRRILNSYPSSKVLDSLLQKRLIQTIGFTPTDALHVLGDYTDHNVEAAQIGAEFLGIVSRKDAKEFASSVKQQFARKMASNLVSFFMNGVPEEDIRRLFDIESPIKFKVGVPVVLIGGPVVAYQKDLEEILDAEIILPEYSYVGNAAGAVAAKGIRRVDFLIRPANLATPDWEFFVFSEHGRKSFLSYHEAVDYAVSFGETTVKQYMEDAGLNSESVHINVQKNELLVEGMVNPLETKLMVLGQTSKIKG, from the coding sequence ATGAGCGTAAGCCTTGGAATTGATGCCGGTGGAACATACACAGATGCCGTAATACTGGACGATGAAAAAAACAGGGTTATTGAAGCAAATAAGGCCCTTACAACGTATCCTGACCCCCTTAAAGGGATCAAAGATGCGCTTGGAGGGCTGTCTGAACAAAATCTCCAAAAGGTGGAAATTGTTTCTGTTTCCACTACATTGGCGACAAATACTGTTTTGGAAGGAACGGGTTTCCCTGTAGGTTTGATCCTTGTAGGGGATTTCAATATTCAGAAGGAATTACCAACGAAGTATTTTGTTCAGGTGAAGGGTGGGCATAATACCAACGGAAGGGAAGCCGAGCCATTAGATATGAGTGCTGTGAAGGCATTCGTTCATTCTGCAAAAAACAACGTTTCCGCTTTTGCAGTATCTTCACTTTTCAGTATCCGAAATCCAGAGCATGAAGAACAGATAAGGGATACAATACGAGACCTTACCGGATTGCCGGTAGTCTGTGCTCATCATTTGTCCCAGGATCTGGGAGCTTTTGAGAGGGCAGTTACAGCAATGTTGAATGCGCAACTCATTCCTGTAACGGAAAAATTCATGCGTTCTGTAGAATCCGAGGTCAAGTCGCGAGGCATTGATGCTTCAATTTTTATGTTGAAGTGTGATGGTTCGGTTATAGGTATCAAGAAAGCTCTTGAAAAACCGATTGAATCTATTTTTTCAGGTCCGGCAGGTAGTCTTGTTGGTGCTTCATTTCTTAGCAATAATGAAACATGCGCTGTTATCGATGTCGGAGGTACAAGTACCGATGTTTCGGTTATTTATGATGGTGTCCCTGAAATTAGTGATGATGGTGCGGTTGTTGGTGGCTGGAAAACCCGTGTAAAAGCACTCAGGATGGAAACTTCTGCAATGGGTGGCGATAGTCACGTCTGGGTAAAGGAGGGCAAAATCCATATTGGTCCAAGACGGGTTATTCCTTTAAGCAGGGCGGCGGATTTGTATCCAGAATTTCTTGATGCATTAAAAGTTAATACACGTCCTTCCAAGGCAATTTTAAACCATAATATCCAGCCAACTTCTTTCTTTATGAAATCAGGCTATGAACCCTTTGACCTCACTCCTCTTGAAACCAGGGTTTATGAAGCAATATCCAATGAACCGACGTCCCTGCGTGAGATTCGGAGGATTCTCAACAGCTACCCTTCTTCCAAGGTTCTTGATTCACTGCTTCAGAAACGTTTGATTCAGACAATAGGTTTTACTCCAACCGATGCCCTGCACGTGCTTGGAGACTATACAGATCACAATGTTGAAGCTGCACAAATTGGTGCTGAATTTCTTGGCATAGTTTCTCGGAAAGACGCAAAGGAATTTGCTTCATCTGTTAAGCAGCAATTTGCCAGAAAAATGGCTTCAAATCTGGTTTCTTTCTTCATGAACGGCGTCCCGGAAGAAGATATCCGCAGGCTTTTTGACATTGAATCTCCGATTAAGTTCAAAGTAGGTGTTCCTGTGGTTCTTATTGGAGGGCCGGTGGTAGCCTATCAGAAAGATCTTGAAGAGATCCTTGATGCTGAAATAATTCTTCCGGAATATTCCTATGTTGGGAATGCTGCGGGAGCAGTAGCCGCAAAAGGTATTCGCAGGGTTGACTTCCTGATAAGGCCCGCAAATCTTGCGACACCGGATTGGGAATTTTTTGTTTTCTCCGAGCATGGAAGAAAAAGCTTCCTCAGTTACCATGAGGCAGTTGATTATGCGGTTAGTTTTGGGGAGACTACGGTGAAGCAATATATGGAAGATGCAGGACTGAATTCAGAGTCTGTTCACATCAATGTTCAGAAAAACGAGCTCCTTGTGGAAGGCATGGTTAATCCACTGGAGACAAAACTCATGGTCCTCGGACAGACTTCGAAAATAAAAGGATAA